Proteins from one Coffea arabica cultivar ET-39 chromosome 8c, Coffea Arabica ET-39 HiFi, whole genome shotgun sequence genomic window:
- the LOC113706496 gene encoding uncharacterized protein translates to MKLKHPSNSTSKTLSAMTSSQDARVLVRETLRISANLASAPRPALPPPPISAAADGNVATFGLVEEQFLNSSLRLICREEIDGRRWEYFADLDNSKQFRKKSIRAVSLHSRQAPGQKCLAYQLMLLKIVMKWVSIHIQRQHIGKQIQIVAIGLASHATTSVVV, encoded by the exons ATGAAGCTCAAGCATCCGTCCAACTCGACTTCCAAAACCTTGTCAGCAATGACGTCGTCTCAGGACGCCAGGGTCCTCGTTCGTGAGACGCTTCGAATCAGCGCCAACCTCGCCTCCGCGCCTCGTCCTGCTCTTCCTCCTCCGCCTATTTCCGCTGCCGCCGATGGAAATGTCGCCACCTTCGGACTTGTCGAGGAGCAGTTTCTCAATTCTAGCCTGAGGTTGATATGCCGCGAGGAGATCGATGGTCGCCGGTGGGAGTACTTTGCTGACCTCGATAACTCCAAGCAATTTAGGAAGAAATCCATTCGTGCTGTTAGCTTGCATTCTCGTCAAGCTCCTGGCCAA AAATGTTTAGCATATCAACTTATGCTtctcaagattgtgatgaaATGGGTCAGCATCCATATCCAAAGACAACACATTGGAAAGCAGATACAGATTGTTGCAATTGGGCTGGCGTCACATGCCACAACCTCTGTGGTTGTGTAA